CGATTCCTTTTCTTTCGGCTCCCTGGCTTCCTTCTCCGGCTTCGCCTGCTGTGCGGGCTTGCCGGCAGGTTTCTGACCCGAACGTCCACCGCCGCTACGCCGCCGTGGACGGGTATCGCCCTTTCGACGCTCAGAAGTACCGCGTCCTCGCTCTTCGCCGCCCGAACGGCCGCGGCGTTGCGGAGCGCGCTTTTCCGGCTCTGCTTGCTCTTCGGGCTTTTCGGCACCGAACAGGTTATTCAGTAAACGGCGCAGGAAGCCGCCCGGCTGAGCGGCAGGCTGCTGCTCCACGGCGGGTACAGAAGTCGGGGTCGGAGGTGCGGCGCTGGGTACAACCGAACGGACCGCAGGCTCTTCGCGCGGGGGAATGGGCTTTTCGCCGCGAACTTCCTCAACATCTTCCGGCTTGCTCATCAGCTCATAGCTGGGGATCGCCTTATGAGCCGGCTCAACTTCGTCGGCCCGGACCCGCTGGAGCTCATAGTGCGGGGTTTCGAGGTGGATATTCGGCACCAGAACCACACTCACCTTCTGGCGTTGCTCGATATCAGCGATCGAGGAGCGCTTTTCATTGAGCAGGAAAGTGGCCACATCAACCGGCAACTGGGCCTGGATCTTGCCGGTCTTCTCCTTCATCGCTTCCTCTTCGAGGATGCGAAGGATGGAAAGGGCCAGCGATTCGACGCCCCGAATGGTGCCCTGACCGCTACAGCGCGGACAGACGATCTGACTGGATTCCCCAAGCGACGGGCGCAACCGCTGACGCGACATTTCCAGCAGACCGAAGCGCGAGATGCGGCCTACCTGGACCCGGGCACGGTCCTGCTTGAGGGCCTCTTTCAGACGGTTTTCCACCTCCCGCTGATTGCGGGCAGGGGTCATGTCGATGAAGTCGATAACAATGAGGCCACCCAAATCCCGCAGGCGCAACTGTCGGGCGATCTCGTCGGCCGCTTCGAGGTTGGTGTTGAGTGCGGTTTCCTCGATATCGCCACCCTTGGTCGAACGGGCAGAGTTGATATCAATGGAGAGCATCGCCTCGGTATGATCGATAACGATCGAGCCACCGGAGGGGAGTCGTACTTCCCGCTGGAAGGCCGATTCGATCTGACTTTCGATCTGATAGCGTGTAAACAGCGGGGTGCTGTCCTTGTACCTTTTGACCTTCTGGAGGTTGTGCGGCATCACCTGCTTCATGAACTGCCGTGCATGCTCGTAGGTCTCGGGATCGTCGATGAGTATCTCGGCAATATCACTCCGGAAATAGTCGCGAATCGCCCGGACCACGACATTGCTCTCCTGATAAATCAGGAAAGGTGCCGATTTTTCCTCGGCGGCGTCCTCGACGGCACGCCAGACCTGAACCAGGTAGTCCAGGTCCCATTGAAGCTCCTCGGCACTCTTGCCGACGCCGGCGGTTCGCACGATCAGTCCCATGTCCGCCGGGATTTGCAACTGACTCATGGCATCGCGCACTTCGCTGCGATCATCGCCTTCAATGCGACGGGAAACGCCCCCTGCCCGGGGATTGTTGGGCATCAGGACCAGATAGCGACCAGCGAGACTGATGAAACTGGTGAGTGCCGCGCCCTTGTTGCCACGCTCCTCCTTGTCTACCTGAACGACGATTTCCTGCCCCTCGTTCAGTACCTCCTGAATGCTGATTTTTCCGGAAAGATCGGCATTGGACTTGAAATAGGAGCGGGAGATTTCCTTGAGC
This genomic interval from Thiohalomonas denitrificans contains the following:
- the rne gene encoding ribonuclease E yields the protein MKRMLFNATQPEELRVALVDGQRLFDLDIESAARVQKKSNIYKGRITRIEPSLEAAFVDYGAERHGFLPLKEISRSYFKSNADLSGKISIQEVLNEGQEIVVQVDKEERGNKGAALTSFISLAGRYLVLMPNNPRAGGVSRRIEGDDRSEVRDAMSQLQIPADMGLIVRTAGVGKSAEELQWDLDYLVQVWRAVEDAAEEKSAPFLIYQESNVVVRAIRDYFRSDIAEILIDDPETYEHARQFMKQVMPHNLQKVKRYKDSTPLFTRYQIESQIESAFQREVRLPSGGSIVIDHTEAMLSIDINSARSTKGGDIEETALNTNLEAADEIARQLRLRDLGGLIVIDFIDMTPARNQREVENRLKEALKQDRARVQVGRISRFGLLEMSRQRLRPSLGESSQIVCPRCSGQGTIRGVESLALSILRILEEEAMKEKTGKIQAQLPVDVATFLLNEKRSSIADIEQRQKVSVVLVPNIHLETPHYELQRVRADEVEPAHKAIPSYELMSKPEDVEEVRGEKPIPPREEPAVRSVVPSAAPPTPTSVPAVEQQPAAQPGGFLRRLLNNLFGAEKPEEQAEPEKRAPQRRGRSGGEERGRGTSERRKGDTRPRRRSGGGRSGQKPAGKPAQQAKPEKEAREPKEKESAKGEGSELSKGTETADKGDRGASTRRGRRGGRRRRRTPSQDSAAQGSEQAVETTSTGRDNESRAADKAVAKDAGSAPQPSAADAGRSNKPVEGRGEGRQGPRAAPPEQNRRRRRPPMPPAKEGDAPPRNLVSGEQHAEPAPIPGPEEKKAPSQPKPESEA